The following proteins are encoded in a genomic region of Triticum dicoccoides isolate Atlit2015 ecotype Zavitan chromosome 1B, WEW_v2.0, whole genome shotgun sequence:
- the LOC119349523 gene encoding uncharacterized protein LOC119349523: MQSVVSARSMALAVLSPTALCEVRMGSLLASSLRDSMALVVLLLFLLLCLRRGRALPHREPGCSRHRRRRRGGSLLPQQQKLRCGYAIVEVQEYVWCLFRFRLGATLQFAWVFTTVRTGVQ; the protein is encoded by the exons ATGCAGTCCGTCGTCTCGGCCAG ATCCATGGCGCTGGCCGTGCTTTCTCCTACTGCTCTGTGTGAGGTGAGGATGGGTTCTCTGTTGGCAAG TTCATTGCGGGACTCCATGGCGCTGGTCGTGCTGCTCCTTTTCTTGTTGCTATGTCTGAGGCGAGGACGGGCTCTGCCGCACCGGGAACCAGGGTGTTCGCGACACCGGCGAAGACGGCGTGGTGGTTCCCTTCTTCCCCAACAACAGAAGTTGCGGTGTGGCTATGCAATTGTTGAAGTTCAGGAATATGTTTGGTGTCTTTTCAGATTTCGTTTGGGCGCAACACTGCAGTTCGCATGGGTCTTCACAACGGTGCGGACGGGTGTGCAGTAG